A genomic stretch from Aquila chrysaetos chrysaetos chromosome 1, bAquChr1.4, whole genome shotgun sequence includes:
- the LOC115338916 gene encoding RING finger protein 145-like isoform X1, translated as MAGAASAHRPGARPHRCALGVGAGREKAKVAEGPGRPRRREREKRERGEAGEGAPGGRRPGPGERQTGPCWARDARPLPGRRSRPGRRRGSPLSPRAGLRDAGTPPQPRTPFPDPPRPWRGWRRWPTWRCGCRGWRCWTCCTAGTRRPSATCCGPAAGTPPLLRPPALRGAYCLGHLLCLVVLMLPVRSLVKLCLHLLTALLLGAGHTVAGDYVRRELEYGFQGAVYSDPAALGRFATALAGQLCLCVLCSLLMRSRQPWLFGAPLLPVLARLCGLPLHALPVLDTFAAILTALEVLYVLGSHVLVPFQLAAAACREVVQALEVYRLVALGVSLWSQLAIPLLFLVFWLVLFSLRLSSFLTSSSSPLAQQGLLFVLLSSAAECCSTPYSLIGLTFTVSYLALGVLNLCKFYLLGFGAFQNGNVMHRGVTEGVTLLLLALQTGLLDLQILQRTFLLSIILFIVVTSTLQSMIEIADPIVLALGASRNRSPWKHFRGVSTCLFLLVFPCFMAYKIARFFHLDFWLLILVSSCMLTSLQVMGTLFIYTLFMVELLQDTPLERMDEIIYCVNAVSRVLEFLVAVCVVGYGTWESLFGEWSWMGASVIIIHSYFNVWLRAQSGWRSFLLRREAAKKINSLPRATGGQLRDHNDVCAICFQDMQVAVITPCSHFFHAACLRKWLYVQDTCPMCHQQVTPVAAEEDHGIGRAARPAPAGGDEVLEDGGAATNPALARPREDRLPGVDSVVSGQGDSGASQDHGAGDRSPHHPAHPDTSAPQEREAGAVPQPPGDPHPGVQDMQHLSPSPASPEAFASPELGARDSGDSHSGDRTS; from the exons ATGGCGGGCGCAGCGTCAGCGCACCGCCCCGGCGCCAGGCCTCACCGCTGCGCGCTGGGCGtaggggcggggcgggagaaAGCGAAAGTGGCGGAGGGACCGGGtcggccgcggcggcgggagcgggagaAGCGGGAGAGGGGAGAAGCGGGAGAGGGAGCTCccggcgggaggcggccgggCCCCGGCGAGAGGCAGACGGGCCCCTGCTGGGCGCGGGACGCGCGCCCCCTGCCGGGCCGGAGGAGCCGGCCGGGGCGGCGTCGGGggtcccccctgtccccccgGGCGGGGCTGCGGGacgcggggacccccccccaaccccggaCCCCCTTCCCCGACCCCCCCCGGCCATGGCGCGGCTGGAGGCGGTGGCCAACGTGGCGCTGCGGGTGCCGGGGCTGGCGCTGCTGGACCTGCTGTACCGCTGGGACGCGGCGGCCCTCGGCGACCTGCtgcggccccgccgcggggaccccccccctgCTCCGGCCCCCCGCCCTACGGGGCGCCTACTGCCTGG GCCACTTGCTGTGCCTGGTGGTGCTGATGCTGCCGGTGCGGTCCCTGGTGAAGCTCTGCCTCCACCTCCTCACTGCGCTGCTGCTCGGCGCGGGGCACACGGTGGCCGG GGACTACGTCCGCCGCGAGCTGGAGTATGGCTTCCAGGGCGCCGTGTACAGCGACCCCGCGGCGCTCGGCCGCTTCGCCACCGCCCTCGCAG gccagctctgcctgtgcgtcctctgctccctcctgatgaggagcaggcagccctggctgTTCGGCGCCCCGCTGCTGCCGGTGCTGGCTCGCCTCTGCGGCCTCCCCCTCCACGCCCTGCCCGTCCTCGACACCTTTGCCGCCATCCTCACTGCCCTGGAGGTGCTTTACGTCCTCGGCTCCCACGTCCTCGTCCCCTTCCAgctggccgccgccgcctgccggGAGGTCGTGCAG GCGCTGGAGGTGTACCGGCTGGTCGCGCTGGGGGTGTCCCTCTGGAGCCAGCTGGCCATCCCGCTCCTCTTCCTCGTCTTCTGGCTGGTGCTCTTCTCCCTCCggctctcctccttcctcacctcctccagcaGTCCCCTGGCCCAGCAGGGCCTCCTCTTCGTCCTCCTCAGCAG CGCGGCCGAGTGCTGCAGCACGCCGTACTCCCTCATCGGCCTCACCTTCACCGTCTCCTACCTCGCCCTGGGCGTCCTCAACCTTTGCAAGTTTTACCTGCTGGGCTTTGGCGCCTTCCAGAACGGCAACGTCATGCACAG GGGGGTGACGGAGGGTGtgacgctgctgctgctggcgctgcAGACGGGGCTGCTCGACCTGCAGATCCTCCAGCGGACCTTCCTCCTCAGCATCATCCTCTTCATCGTGGTGACCTCCACGCTGCAGTCCATGATTGAGATAGCGGATCCCATCGTGCTGGCGTTGGGGGCCTCCCGCAACAG GAGCCCCTGGAAGCATTTCCGCGGCGTCAGCACGTGCCTCTTCTTGCTGGTTTTCCCTTGCTTCATGGCCTACAAGATCGCCCGCTTCTTCCACCTGGATTTCTGGCTGCTGATCCTGGTCTCCAGCTGCATGCTCACCTCTCTGCAG GTGATGGGCACCCTCTTCATCTACACCCTCTTCATGGTGGAGCTGCTCCAGGACACACCACTGGAGCGGATGGACGAGATCATCTACTGTGTGAACGCGGTGAGCCGGGTGCTGGAGTTCCTGGTGGCCGTCTGCGTGGTGGGCTACGGCACCTGGGAGTCCCTCTTCGGGGAGTGGAGCTGGATGGGCGCCTCCGTCATCATCATCCACTCCTACTTCAATGTCTGGCTGCGCGCTCAGTCGGGCTGGAGGAGCTTTCTGCTGCGCCGCGAAGCTGCCAAGAAGATCAACTCCCTGCCCCGGGCCACCGGCGGGCAGCTGCGGGACCACAACGATGTCTGTGCCATCTGCTTCCAG GACATGCAGGTGGCCGTCATCACCCCCTGCAGTCACTTTTTCCACGCCGCCTGCCTCCGCAAGTGGCTCTACGTGCAGGACACGTGCCCCATGTGCCACCAGCAAGTCACGCCGGTGGCCGCCGAGGAGGATCACGGCATTGGGAGGGCGGCTCGCCCGGCACCGGCCGGCGGGGACGAGGTGCTGGAGGACGGAGGAGCCGCCACGAACCCAGCCCTAGCTCGGCCCCGGGAGGACAGGCTGCCCGGCGTAGACAGCGTGGTCTCAGGCCAGGGTGACAGCGGGGCTTCCCAGGAccatggggctggggaccgCAGCCCCCACCACCCTGCTCATCCCGACACCTCTGCCCCGCAGGAACGAGAAGCGGGTGCCgtcccgcagccccccggggaCCCTCACCCCGGTGTCCAGGACATGCAGCATCTGTCCCCCTCTCCCGCCAGCCCAGAGGCTTTTGCCAGCCCTGAGCTCGGCGCAAGGGACAGCGGGGATTCCCACAGCGGTGACCGTACCTCCTAG
- the LOC115338916 gene encoding protein TRC8 homolog isoform X2 has product MARLEAVANVALRVPGLALLDLLYRWDAAALGDLLRPRRGDPPPAPAPRPTGRLLPGPLAVPGGADAAGAVPGEALPPPPHCAAARRGAHGGRGLRPPRAGVWLPGRRVQRPRGARPLRHRPRRPALPVRPLLPPDEEQAALAVRRPAAAGAGSPLRPPPPRPARPRHLCRHPHCPGGALRPRLPRPRPLPAGRRRLPGGRAGAGGVPAGRAGGVPLEPAGHPAPLPRLLAGALLPPALLLPHLLQQSPGPAGPPLRPPQQRGRVLQHAVLPHRPHLHRLLPRPGRPQPLQVLPAGLWRLPERQRHAQTGLLDLQILQRTFLLSIILFIVVTSTLQSMIEIADPIVLALGASRNRSPWKHFRGVSTCLFLLVFPCFMAYKIARFFHLDFWLLILVSSCMLTSLQVMGTLFIYTLFMVELLQDTPLERMDEIIYCVNAVSRVLEFLVAVCVVGYGTWESLFGEWSWMGASVIIIHSYFNVWLRAQSGWRSFLLRREAAKKINSLPRATGGQLRDHNDVCAICFQDMQVAVITPCSHFFHAACLRKWLYVQDTCPMCHQQVTPVAAEEDHGIGRAARPAPAGGDEVLEDGGAATNPALARPREDRLPGVDSVVSGQGDSGASQDHGAGDRSPHHPAHPDTSAPQEREAGAVPQPPGDPHPGVQDMQHLSPSPASPEAFASPELGARDSGDSHSGDRTS; this is encoded by the exons ATGGCGCGGCTGGAGGCGGTGGCCAACGTGGCGCTGCGGGTGCCGGGGCTGGCGCTGCTGGACCTGCTGTACCGCTGGGACGCGGCGGCCCTCGGCGACCTGCtgcggccccgccgcggggaccccccccctgCTCCGGCCCCCCGCCCTACGGGGCGCCTACTGCCTGG GCCACTTGCTGTGCCTGGTGGTGCTGATGCTGCCGGTGCGGTCCCTGGTGAAGCTCTGCCTCCACCTCCTCACTGCGCTGCTGCTCGGCGCGGGGCACACGGTGGCCGG GGACTACGTCCGCCGCGAGCTGGAGTATGGCTTCCAGGGCGCCGTGTACAGCGACCCCGCGGCGCTCGGCCGCTTCGCCACCGCCCTCGCAG gccagctctgcctgtgcgtcctctgctccctcctgatgaggagcaggcagccctggctgTTCGGCGCCCCGCTGCTGCCGGTGCTGGCTCGCCTCTGCGGCCTCCCCCTCCACGCCCTGCCCGTCCTCGACACCTTTGCCGCCATCCTCACTGCCCTGGAGGTGCTTTACGTCCTCGGCTCCCACGTCCTCGTCCCCTTCCAgctggccgccgccgcctgccggGAGGTCGTGCAG GCGCTGGAGGTGTACCGGCTGGTCGCGCTGGGGGTGTCCCTCTGGAGCCAGCTGGCCATCCCGCTCCTCTTCCTCGTCTTCTGGCTGGTGCTCTTCTCCCTCCggctctcctccttcctcacctcctccagcaGTCCCCTGGCCCAGCAGGGCCTCCTCTTCGTCCTCCTCAGCAG CGCGGCCGAGTGCTGCAGCACGCCGTACTCCCTCATCGGCCTCACCTTCACCGTCTCCTACCTCGCCCTGGGCGTCCTCAACCTTTGCAAGTTTTACCTGCTGGGCTTTGGCGCCTTCCAGAACGGCAACGTCATGCACAG ACGGGGCTGCTCGACCTGCAGATCCTCCAGCGGACCTTCCTCCTCAGCATCATCCTCTTCATCGTGGTGACCTCCACGCTGCAGTCCATGATTGAGATAGCGGATCCCATCGTGCTGGCGTTGGGGGCCTCCCGCAACAG GAGCCCCTGGAAGCATTTCCGCGGCGTCAGCACGTGCCTCTTCTTGCTGGTTTTCCCTTGCTTCATGGCCTACAAGATCGCCCGCTTCTTCCACCTGGATTTCTGGCTGCTGATCCTGGTCTCCAGCTGCATGCTCACCTCTCTGCAG GTGATGGGCACCCTCTTCATCTACACCCTCTTCATGGTGGAGCTGCTCCAGGACACACCACTGGAGCGGATGGACGAGATCATCTACTGTGTGAACGCGGTGAGCCGGGTGCTGGAGTTCCTGGTGGCCGTCTGCGTGGTGGGCTACGGCACCTGGGAGTCCCTCTTCGGGGAGTGGAGCTGGATGGGCGCCTCCGTCATCATCATCCACTCCTACTTCAATGTCTGGCTGCGCGCTCAGTCGGGCTGGAGGAGCTTTCTGCTGCGCCGCGAAGCTGCCAAGAAGATCAACTCCCTGCCCCGGGCCACCGGCGGGCAGCTGCGGGACCACAACGATGTCTGTGCCATCTGCTTCCAG GACATGCAGGTGGCCGTCATCACCCCCTGCAGTCACTTTTTCCACGCCGCCTGCCTCCGCAAGTGGCTCTACGTGCAGGACACGTGCCCCATGTGCCACCAGCAAGTCACGCCGGTGGCCGCCGAGGAGGATCACGGCATTGGGAGGGCGGCTCGCCCGGCACCGGCCGGCGGGGACGAGGTGCTGGAGGACGGAGGAGCCGCCACGAACCCAGCCCTAGCTCGGCCCCGGGAGGACAGGCTGCCCGGCGTAGACAGCGTGGTCTCAGGCCAGGGTGACAGCGGGGCTTCCCAGGAccatggggctggggaccgCAGCCCCCACCACCCTGCTCATCCCGACACCTCTGCCCCGCAGGAACGAGAAGCGGGTGCCgtcccgcagccccccggggaCCCTCACCCCGGTGTCCAGGACATGCAGCATCTGTCCCCCTCTCCCGCCAGCCCAGAGGCTTTTGCCAGCCCTGAGCTCGGCGCAAGGGACAGCGGGGATTCCCACAGCGGTGACCGTACCTCCTAG
- the LOC115338916 gene encoding protein TRC8 homolog isoform X3 — translation MARLEAVANVALRVPGLALLDLLYRWDAAALGDLLRPRRGDPPPAPAPRPTGRLLPGPLAVPGGADAAGAVPGEALPPPPHCAAARRGAHGGRGLRPPRAGVWLPGRRVQRPRGARPLRHRPRRPALPVRPLLPPDEEQAALAVRRPAAAGAGSPLRPPPPRPARPRHLCRHPHCPGGALRPRLPRPRPLPAGRRRLPGGRAGAGGVPAGRAGGVPLEPAGHPAPLPRLLAGALLPPALLLPHLLQQSPGPAGPPLRPPQQRGRVLQHAVLPHRPHLHRLLPRPGRPQPLQVLPAGLWRLPERQRHAQILQRTFLLSIILFIVVTSTLQSMIEIADPIVLALGASRNRSPWKHFRGVSTCLFLLVFPCFMAYKIARFFHLDFWLLILVSSCMLTSLQVMGTLFIYTLFMVELLQDTPLERMDEIIYCVNAVSRVLEFLVAVCVVGYGTWESLFGEWSWMGASVIIIHSYFNVWLRAQSGWRSFLLRREAAKKINSLPRATGGQLRDHNDVCAICFQDMQVAVITPCSHFFHAACLRKWLYVQDTCPMCHQQVTPVAAEEDHGIGRAARPAPAGGDEVLEDGGAATNPALARPREDRLPGVDSVVSGQGDSGASQDHGAGDRSPHHPAHPDTSAPQEREAGAVPQPPGDPHPGVQDMQHLSPSPASPEAFASPELGARDSGDSHSGDRTS, via the exons ATGGCGCGGCTGGAGGCGGTGGCCAACGTGGCGCTGCGGGTGCCGGGGCTGGCGCTGCTGGACCTGCTGTACCGCTGGGACGCGGCGGCCCTCGGCGACCTGCtgcggccccgccgcggggaccccccccctgCTCCGGCCCCCCGCCCTACGGGGCGCCTACTGCCTGG GCCACTTGCTGTGCCTGGTGGTGCTGATGCTGCCGGTGCGGTCCCTGGTGAAGCTCTGCCTCCACCTCCTCACTGCGCTGCTGCTCGGCGCGGGGCACACGGTGGCCGG GGACTACGTCCGCCGCGAGCTGGAGTATGGCTTCCAGGGCGCCGTGTACAGCGACCCCGCGGCGCTCGGCCGCTTCGCCACCGCCCTCGCAG gccagctctgcctgtgcgtcctctgctccctcctgatgaggagcaggcagccctggctgTTCGGCGCCCCGCTGCTGCCGGTGCTGGCTCGCCTCTGCGGCCTCCCCCTCCACGCCCTGCCCGTCCTCGACACCTTTGCCGCCATCCTCACTGCCCTGGAGGTGCTTTACGTCCTCGGCTCCCACGTCCTCGTCCCCTTCCAgctggccgccgccgcctgccggGAGGTCGTGCAG GCGCTGGAGGTGTACCGGCTGGTCGCGCTGGGGGTGTCCCTCTGGAGCCAGCTGGCCATCCCGCTCCTCTTCCTCGTCTTCTGGCTGGTGCTCTTCTCCCTCCggctctcctccttcctcacctcctccagcaGTCCCCTGGCCCAGCAGGGCCTCCTCTTCGTCCTCCTCAGCAG CGCGGCCGAGTGCTGCAGCACGCCGTACTCCCTCATCGGCCTCACCTTCACCGTCTCCTACCTCGCCCTGGGCGTCCTCAACCTTTGCAAGTTTTACCTGCTGGGCTTTGGCGCCTTCCAGAACGGCAACGTCATGCACAG ATCCTCCAGCGGACCTTCCTCCTCAGCATCATCCTCTTCATCGTGGTGACCTCCACGCTGCAGTCCATGATTGAGATAGCGGATCCCATCGTGCTGGCGTTGGGGGCCTCCCGCAACAG GAGCCCCTGGAAGCATTTCCGCGGCGTCAGCACGTGCCTCTTCTTGCTGGTTTTCCCTTGCTTCATGGCCTACAAGATCGCCCGCTTCTTCCACCTGGATTTCTGGCTGCTGATCCTGGTCTCCAGCTGCATGCTCACCTCTCTGCAG GTGATGGGCACCCTCTTCATCTACACCCTCTTCATGGTGGAGCTGCTCCAGGACACACCACTGGAGCGGATGGACGAGATCATCTACTGTGTGAACGCGGTGAGCCGGGTGCTGGAGTTCCTGGTGGCCGTCTGCGTGGTGGGCTACGGCACCTGGGAGTCCCTCTTCGGGGAGTGGAGCTGGATGGGCGCCTCCGTCATCATCATCCACTCCTACTTCAATGTCTGGCTGCGCGCTCAGTCGGGCTGGAGGAGCTTTCTGCTGCGCCGCGAAGCTGCCAAGAAGATCAACTCCCTGCCCCGGGCCACCGGCGGGCAGCTGCGGGACCACAACGATGTCTGTGCCATCTGCTTCCAG GACATGCAGGTGGCCGTCATCACCCCCTGCAGTCACTTTTTCCACGCCGCCTGCCTCCGCAAGTGGCTCTACGTGCAGGACACGTGCCCCATGTGCCACCAGCAAGTCACGCCGGTGGCCGCCGAGGAGGATCACGGCATTGGGAGGGCGGCTCGCCCGGCACCGGCCGGCGGGGACGAGGTGCTGGAGGACGGAGGAGCCGCCACGAACCCAGCCCTAGCTCGGCCCCGGGAGGACAGGCTGCCCGGCGTAGACAGCGTGGTCTCAGGCCAGGGTGACAGCGGGGCTTCCCAGGAccatggggctggggaccgCAGCCCCCACCACCCTGCTCATCCCGACACCTCTGCCCCGCAGGAACGAGAAGCGGGTGCCgtcccgcagccccccggggaCCCTCACCCCGGTGTCCAGGACATGCAGCATCTGTCCCCCTCTCCCGCCAGCCCAGAGGCTTTTGCCAGCCCTGAGCTCGGCGCAAGGGACAGCGGGGATTCCCACAGCGGTGACCGTACCTCCTAG